In Rhodamnia argentea isolate NSW1041297 chromosome 4, ASM2092103v1, whole genome shotgun sequence, the following proteins share a genomic window:
- the LOC115749119 gene encoding arginine--tRNA ligase, chloroplastic/mitochondrial-like isoform X2 has translation MASDQENVGHVKQQLAKLFETSLRATVPEELDVEPLVAACTAKFGDYQCNNAMSLWPRIKGKKTEFRGPPAVGQALMKNLPSSEMVEACSVAGPGFVNVTLSKNWIAKIIQKMLIDGIETWAPRLSIQRVVVDFSSPNIAKEMHVGHLRSTIIGDTLARMLEFSNVEVLRRNHVGDWGTQFGMLIEFLFEKFPDWESASGTAIGDLQAFYKASKQKFDEDPVFKERAQKAVVRLQGGEPRYRSAWAQICDISRREFDGVYQRLEVSLEEKGESFYNPYIPGVLEKLSNLGLVEESEGARVIFVEGYERPVIVVKKDGGYNYASTDLAALWYRLNIEKAEWIIYVTDVGQSEHFQMFFKAAKRAGWLPDDDKAYPRASHVGFGLVLGEDGKRFRTRSTEVVRLADLLDEAKARSKAALVERGKDKEWSEEELDKIAKAVGYGAVKYADLKNNRTTNYTFNFDQMLNDKGNTAVYLLYAHARICSIIRKSGKDIEELKKTGSIALNHPDERALGLHLLQFAETVEEACTNLLPNVLCEYLYNLSENFTKFYSNCQVVGSAEETSRLLLCEATAIVMRKCFHLLGIVPVHKL, from the exons ATGGCGAGT GATCAAGAAAACGTTGGCCATGTAAAGCAACAGCTGGCAAAACTATTTGAGACATCTCTTAGGGCAACAGTCCCCGAGGAATTAGATGTTGAGCCCTTGGTTGCTGCTTGCACCGCAAAGTTTGGCGATTACCAATG CAACAATGCTATGAGCCTATGGCCAAGGATCAAAGGGAAAAAGACCGAATTCAGGGGTCCCCCAGCAGTAGGACAG GCACTTATGAAGAACCTTCCTTCATCTGAAATGGTAGAGGCATGCTCTGTTGCTGGACCTGGCTTTGTGAACGTCACATTATCAAAGAATTGGATTGCCAAG ATCATTCAGAAGATGCTGATTGATGGAATTGAAACATGGGCGCCTAGGCTCTCAATTCAACGGGTGGTGGTTGACTTTTCTTCTCCTAACATTGCGAAAGAAATGCACGTCGGACATTTAAGATCTACTATTATTGGAGATACACTGGCTCGCATGTTGGAGTTTTCAAATGTTGAAGTTCTTCGTCGAAACCATGTTGGTGATTGGGGGACACAG TTTGGCATGTTGATTGAGTTCCTTTTTGAGAAGTTCCCTGATTGGGAAAGTGCTAGTGGAACTGCCATTGGAGACCTGCAG GCATTTTATAAGGCATCAAAGCAGAAATTTGATGAAGATCCAGTTTTCAAGGAGAGGGCACAGAAAGCTGTGGTTCGCCTTCAG GGTGGGGAACCGAGGTATCGCAGTGCATGGGCACAAATCTGTGATATTAGCCGAAGGGAGTTTGATGGGGTATATCAGCGCCTTGAAGTTTCATTGGAGGAGAAG GGAGAAAGCTTCTACAACCCATATATTCCTGGTGTATTGGAGAAGCTGAGCAACTTAGGGTTAGTTGAAGAAAGTGAAGGAGCTCGTGTGATATTTGTTGAAGGGTATGAGAGACCTGTGATCGTAGTGAAGAAAGACGGCGGTTACAACTATGCATCAACTGATCTCGCTGCCCTTTG GTATCGCCTGAACATAGAAAAGGCTGAGTGGATTATTTATGTCACTGATGTTGGTCAGTCAGAGCACTTTCAAATGTTTTTCAAG gCTGCAAAGCGTGCAGGTTGGCTTCCTGATGATGATAAAGCATACCCTAGGGCTAGCCATGTTGGCTTTGGTCTTGTTCTTGGTGAAGATGGTAAGCGTTTTCGAACTCGCAGTACTGAAGTCGTTAGACTTGCGGATTTACTGGATGAAGCCAAAGCTCGCAGTAAAGCAGCACTTGTTGAACGTG GCAAGGATAAGGAATGGAGCGAGGAGGAGCTTGACAAAATTGCAAAGGCAGTGGGTTATGGAGCTGTGAA GTACGCCGACTTGAAGAACAATAGGACCACAAACTACAccttcaactttgatcaaatgctTAATGATAAG GGGAATACTGCTGTCTATCTGTTGTATGCCCATGCTAGGATCTGCTCAATAATCAGAAAATCTGGTAAAGATATAGAGGAACTTAAGAAA ACTGGAAGCATAGCATTGAATCATCCAGATGAACGAGCATTGGGACTCCATCTGCTCCAATTCGCTGAG ACTGTGGAGGAGGCTTGCACTAATTTGTTGCCCAATGTGTTGTGTGAATACCTGTACAATTTGTCAGAGAATTTTACCAAATTCTATTCGAACTGCCAG GTGGTTGGATCAGCAGAGGAGACGAGCAGGTTGCTACTGTGTGAAGCGACCGCCATTGTTATGAGGAAATGCTTCCATCTCCTCGGGATTGTGCCTGTCCACAAGTTATAA
- the LOC115749118 gene encoding UDP-glucose 6-dehydrogenase 1-like: MVKICCIGAGYVGGPTMAVIALKCPSIEVAVVDISASRIQAWNSDQLPIYEPGLDAVVQQCRGKNLFFSTDVEKHVSEADIVFVSVNTPTKTRGLGAGKAADLTYWESAARMIADVSKSDKIVVEKSTVPVKTAEAIEKILTHNSKGIKFQILSNPEFLAEGTAIEDLFAPDRVLIGGRETPEGQKAIQALKDVYSHWVPEDRILTTNLWSAELSKLAANAFLAQRISSVNAMSSLCEATGADVTQVSYAVGKDSRIGPKFLNASVGFGGSCFQKDILNLVYICECNGLPEVAEYWKQVIKINDYQKTRFVNRLVSSMFNTVSNKKIAILGFAFKKDTGDTRETPAIDVCKGLLGDKARLSIYDPQVTEEQIQRDLTMKKFDWDHPVHLQPMSPTTVKQVSVVWDAYSAVKDAHALCILTEWDEFKTLDYKRIYDNMQKPAFVFDGRNVANVDKLREIGFIVYSIGKPLDPWLKDIPSVA, translated from the coding sequence ATGGTGAAGATCTGCTGCATTGGCGCTGGCTACGTCGGCGGGCCTACTATGGCCGTGATTGCTCTCAAATGCCCGTCGATAGAAGTTGCGGTCGTTGATATCTCCGCCTCTCGTATACAAGCCTGGAACAGCGACCAGCTCCCGATATACGAGCCAGGCCTTGATGCGGTGGTGCAGCAGTGCCGAGGGAAGAACCTCTTCTTCAGCACCGATGTGGAGAAACATGTGTCCGAGGCTGACATTGTCTTCGTGTCTGTCAACACCCCGACCAAGACTCGAGGCCTCGGTGCCGGCAAAGCAGCGGATCTGACCTACTGGGAAAGCGCAGCCCGCATGATTGCCGACGTCTCGAAATCGGATAAAATCGTCGTGGAGAAATCGACCGTCCCCGTTAAGACAGCCGAGGCGATAGAGAAGATCCTGACCCATAACAGCAAGGGAATCAAATTCCAGATTCTGTCGAACCCGGAGTTTCTCGCCGAGGGGACGGCGATCGAGGATTTGTTTGCTCCGGATCGTGTCCTCATCGGTGGCAGGGAAACTCCGGAAGGCCAGAAAGCCATCCAAGCCTTGAAGGACGTCTATTCTCATTGGGTTCCCGAAGATCGGATCTTGACCACCAACCTTTGGTCTGCAGAGCTCTCTAAATTGGCTGCCAATGCTTTCTTGGCCCAGAGGATCTCTTCTGTGAATGCCATGTCCTCGCTTTGCGAGGCGACCGGGGCAGATGTTACTCAAGTGTCTTATGCTGTGGGTAAGGACTCGAGAATTGGTCCCAAGTTCCTTAATGCTAGTGTCGGCTTTGGTGGATCCTGCTTCCAAAAGGATATTCTCAACCTGGTGTACATCTGCGAGTGCAATGGCCTTCCTGAAGTGGCTGAGTACTGGAAACAAGTGATTAAGATCAACGACTACCAGAAGACCCGCTTCGTGAACCGCCTAGTTTCCTCCATGTTCAACACCGTGTCGAACAAGAAGATTGCCATTCTCGGGTTTGCCTTCAAGAAAGATACTGGGGACACGCGCGAGACCCCTGCAATCGACGTCTGCAAGGGTCTCTTGGGCGACAAGGCCAGGCTAAGCATTTATGATCCTCAGGTCACTGAGGAGCAGATCCAGAGGGACCTTACCATGAAAAAGTTTGATTGGGACCACCCAGTCCACCTTCAGCCCATGAGTCCCACCACTGTGAAGCAGGTTTCTGTAGTCTGGGACGCCTACAGCGCAGTCAAGGATGCCCACGCCCTCTGCATCCTCACCGAGTGGGATGAGTTCAAGACTCTCGATTACAAGCGGATATATGACAACATGCAGAAGCCGGCTTTCGTCTTTGATGGCAGGAATGTCGCCAATGTGGATAAGCTGCGTGAGATCGGATTCATTGTCTATTCCATCGGCAAGCCGCTGGATCCCTGGCTCAAGGACATACCCTCCGTGGCATAA
- the LOC115749119 gene encoding arginine--tRNA ligase, cytoplasmic-like isoform X1: MRGGLGLLSTVSPPPAPAPPPLLCFSRLRLRLHSLFYSDILKVKSRKSVWTVRTRAVTTMASDQENVGHVKQQLAKLFETSLRATVPEELDVEPLVAACTAKFGDYQCNNAMSLWPRIKGKKTEFRGPPAVGQALMKNLPSSEMVEACSVAGPGFVNVTLSKNWIAKIIQKMLIDGIETWAPRLSIQRVVVDFSSPNIAKEMHVGHLRSTIIGDTLARMLEFSNVEVLRRNHVGDWGTQFGMLIEFLFEKFPDWESASGTAIGDLQAFYKASKQKFDEDPVFKERAQKAVVRLQGGEPRYRSAWAQICDISRREFDGVYQRLEVSLEEKGESFYNPYIPGVLEKLSNLGLVEESEGARVIFVEGYERPVIVVKKDGGYNYASTDLAALWYRLNIEKAEWIIYVTDVGQSEHFQMFFKAAKRAGWLPDDDKAYPRASHVGFGLVLGEDGKRFRTRSTEVVRLADLLDEAKARSKAALVERGKDKEWSEEELDKIAKAVGYGAVKYADLKNNRTTNYTFNFDQMLNDKGNTAVYLLYAHARICSIIRKSGKDIEELKKTGSIALNHPDERALGLHLLQFAETVEEACTNLLPNVLCEYLYNLSENFTKFYSNCQVVGSAEETSRLLLCEATAIVMRKCFHLLGIVPVHKL, translated from the exons ATGAGAGGAGGTCTCGGACTGCTCTCCACGGTTTCTCCtcctccggctccggctccgcCTCCTCTTCTCTGCTTCAGCCGCCTCCGCCTGCGCCTCCACTCTCTCTTCTACTCCG ATATCCTGAAAGTGAAATCTAGAAAGTCAGTTTGGACCGTGAGGACACGAGCAGTAACAACAATGGCGAGT GATCAAGAAAACGTTGGCCATGTAAAGCAACAGCTGGCAAAACTATTTGAGACATCTCTTAGGGCAACAGTCCCCGAGGAATTAGATGTTGAGCCCTTGGTTGCTGCTTGCACCGCAAAGTTTGGCGATTACCAATG CAACAATGCTATGAGCCTATGGCCAAGGATCAAAGGGAAAAAGACCGAATTCAGGGGTCCCCCAGCAGTAGGACAG GCACTTATGAAGAACCTTCCTTCATCTGAAATGGTAGAGGCATGCTCTGTTGCTGGACCTGGCTTTGTGAACGTCACATTATCAAAGAATTGGATTGCCAAG ATCATTCAGAAGATGCTGATTGATGGAATTGAAACATGGGCGCCTAGGCTCTCAATTCAACGGGTGGTGGTTGACTTTTCTTCTCCTAACATTGCGAAAGAAATGCACGTCGGACATTTAAGATCTACTATTATTGGAGATACACTGGCTCGCATGTTGGAGTTTTCAAATGTTGAAGTTCTTCGTCGAAACCATGTTGGTGATTGGGGGACACAG TTTGGCATGTTGATTGAGTTCCTTTTTGAGAAGTTCCCTGATTGGGAAAGTGCTAGTGGAACTGCCATTGGAGACCTGCAG GCATTTTATAAGGCATCAAAGCAGAAATTTGATGAAGATCCAGTTTTCAAGGAGAGGGCACAGAAAGCTGTGGTTCGCCTTCAG GGTGGGGAACCGAGGTATCGCAGTGCATGGGCACAAATCTGTGATATTAGCCGAAGGGAGTTTGATGGGGTATATCAGCGCCTTGAAGTTTCATTGGAGGAGAAG GGAGAAAGCTTCTACAACCCATATATTCCTGGTGTATTGGAGAAGCTGAGCAACTTAGGGTTAGTTGAAGAAAGTGAAGGAGCTCGTGTGATATTTGTTGAAGGGTATGAGAGACCTGTGATCGTAGTGAAGAAAGACGGCGGTTACAACTATGCATCAACTGATCTCGCTGCCCTTTG GTATCGCCTGAACATAGAAAAGGCTGAGTGGATTATTTATGTCACTGATGTTGGTCAGTCAGAGCACTTTCAAATGTTTTTCAAG gCTGCAAAGCGTGCAGGTTGGCTTCCTGATGATGATAAAGCATACCCTAGGGCTAGCCATGTTGGCTTTGGTCTTGTTCTTGGTGAAGATGGTAAGCGTTTTCGAACTCGCAGTACTGAAGTCGTTAGACTTGCGGATTTACTGGATGAAGCCAAAGCTCGCAGTAAAGCAGCACTTGTTGAACGTG GCAAGGATAAGGAATGGAGCGAGGAGGAGCTTGACAAAATTGCAAAGGCAGTGGGTTATGGAGCTGTGAA GTACGCCGACTTGAAGAACAATAGGACCACAAACTACAccttcaactttgatcaaatgctTAATGATAAG GGGAATACTGCTGTCTATCTGTTGTATGCCCATGCTAGGATCTGCTCAATAATCAGAAAATCTGGTAAAGATATAGAGGAACTTAAGAAA ACTGGAAGCATAGCATTGAATCATCCAGATGAACGAGCATTGGGACTCCATCTGCTCCAATTCGCTGAG ACTGTGGAGGAGGCTTGCACTAATTTGTTGCCCAATGTGTTGTGTGAATACCTGTACAATTTGTCAGAGAATTTTACCAAATTCTATTCGAACTGCCAG GTGGTTGGATCAGCAGAGGAGACGAGCAGGTTGCTACTGTGTGAAGCGACCGCCATTGTTATGAGGAAATGCTTCCATCTCCTCGGGATTGTGCCTGTCCACAAGTTATAA
- the LOC115749124 gene encoding uncharacterized protein DDB_G0271670-like, which yields MTSMVEENQSFGDLGLKFLDDRPREEEWTIMDGGGGNVCDDSESVGTSSVEDRGSRDSREWPSCSSDLLEDASSSPSPPLPKWWRSSSSSSSLAGKHGPLYELSDLMAHLPIKRGLSRCYDGKSQSFTSLASVKSVEDLVKKERPYAKRLKLCKSYGGGLDSPSKSISPKAIISKKGSSSRSAFSSSSSSSSSSSSHLGKRCTSLGNRPPIRVLKTF from the exons ATGACATCAATGGTTGAAGAAAACCAGAGCTTTGGCGATCTGGGTTTGAAGTTTCTTGATGATCGTCCGAGGGAAGAGGAGTGGACGATCATGGACGGTGGTGGTGGTAATGTCTGTGATGATTCGGAATCGGTAGGGACGTCGTCTGTGGAAGATCGAGGCTCGAGAGACTCTCGGGAATGGCCGTCGTGTTCGTCCGATCTCCTAGAGGacgcttcttcttctccctcgccTCCTCTTCCGAAATGGTGGAGGTCCTCATCGTCCTCCTCGTCTCTCGCGGGCAAACACGGACCTTTGTACGAGTTATCGGACCTCATGGCTCACCTTCCTATTAA GAGGGGGCTCTCGAGGTGTTACGATGGGAAATCGCAGTCATTCACGTCGCTGGCGAGCGTGAAGAGCGTGGAGGATCTGGTGAAGAAGGAGAGGCCCTACGCAAAGAGATTGAAGCTGTGCAAAAGCTATGGAGGAGGCTTGGACAGTCCCAGCAAATCGATTAGTCCCAAGGCGATCATATCGAAGAAGGGTTCGTCATCAAGATCtgctttttcatcttcttcttcatcatcatcttcttcttcttcgcatcTAGGCAAGAGGTGTACTTCGCTCGGCAATAGACCGCCCATTCGGGTACTCAAGACGTTTTGA